In one Hypomesus transpacificus isolate Combined female chromosome 18, fHypTra1, whole genome shotgun sequence genomic region, the following are encoded:
- the LOC124480866 gene encoding uncharacterized protein LOC124480866, whose protein sequence is MERGGNTIRQSVDYDDLSLRSVSETDFLSDEDCDRQQNPLPDKRLNHVMDYEVQGLLPSSVRAVTEPCVSNDVHPPMLQDQKRRDRQSRDMKVMKSFQKSLVALEQDLMKAKEELLDTNEYFEEMSRVKSQGKGLMGASLRRLVYKVRGRRLQKIQAQKYMRVSKDFDALIQVVMEDCKDDINLTGLENWQREVKRLRMACRACTERIPPPEVCRSPPQVQPSQEEESSIQRVDLSETEITHVVPRIEDAIESPPLTPPTPEALLPNLQLSRALTPLYRVTVGVVTPTWPETPPAVGYLPPPLLAPIDHLSTDVKKLLQGGLDGLQQDAMEEKKTGKGEKKKAGKGKKTAKTQRHVKPLLVLEATNKQPEEYSETNVKEEKKKKKNVGKRFLQWLSRKLMCGCCSDV, encoded by the exons ATGGAACGTGGTGGGAACACTATCCGTCAGTCCGTAGATTACGATGACCTCTCTCTACGTTCAGTCAGCGAGACAGATTTTCTG TCTGATGAGGACTGTGACCGCCAGCAGAATCCACTTCCGGATAAACGCCtg AATCATGTTATGGATTACGAAGTCCAGGGCCTTCTTCCTTCTTCTGTGAGAGCCGTGACCGAGCCTTGCGTCTCTAATGACGTGCACCCCCCCATGCTACAAGATCAGAAGAGGCGTGACAGGCAGTCCCGTGACATGAAAGTCATGAAAAGTTTCCAAAAATCCCTGGTTGCCCTGGAACAGGACCTTATGAAAGCCAAGGAGGAGCTCCTGGACACCAACGAGTACTTCGAAGAGATGTCTCGTGTGAAGAGCCAGGGAAAAGGCCTGATGGGTGCGTCTCTGAGAAGACTTGTTTATAAAGTCAGAGGGAGAAGGCTCCAGAAGATTCAGGCGCAGAAGTACATGCGGGTCAGCAAAGATTTCGATGCGCTGATCCAAGTGGTGATGGAGGACTGCAAAGATGATATCAATCTGACGGGCCTAGAGAACTGGCAGAGAGAGGTTAAGAGGCTGCGCATGGCCTGCAGGGCCTGTACTGAGAGGATCCCACCACCCGAGGTGTGTCGTTCcccaccacaggtccaaccctCTCAGGAAGAGGAGTCCTCCATCCAGCGTGTT GATCTATCTGAGACAGAGATCACTCATGTGGTCCCCCGCATTGAGGATGCCATTGAATCCCCCCCTCTGACTCCTCCTACTCCcgaggccctcctccccaacctGCAGCTTTCCCGGGCTTTGACTCCCCTCTACCGTGTCACCGTTGGAGTTGTGACTCCTACGTGGCCTGAGACTCCGCCTGCTGTGGGGTATTTACCCCCCCCTCTTCTGGCACCAATTGACCACTTGAGCACGGATGTAAAGAAGCTGCTCCAAGGAGGACTGGACGGGCTCCAACAG GATGcgatggaggagaagaagactggcaaaggggagaagaagaaggccgGCAAAGGGAAGAAGACGGCCAAAACCCAGCGGCATGTCAAACCACTGCTTGTGTTGGAAGCCACTAATAAACAGCCAGAGGAATACTCTGAAACCAATgtgaaggaggagaaaaagaaaaagaagaatgtgGGAAAGAG GTTTCTCCAGTGGCTGTCACGCAAACTCATGTGCGGCTGTTGTTCAGATGTTTaa
- the amt gene encoding aminomethyltransferase, mitochondrial — MWSRLLSGGRVGFGVRASRQCFPSAGSETAGKQLQRHASSSEASMKKTALFDYHRQQGGKMVEFAGWSMPVQYKDSHIVSHMHTRQHCSIFDVSHMLQTKVHGRDRVKFMESLIVGDVAELKDNQGALSLFTNEQGGIMDDLIVTKTDQGYLYVVSNAGCADKDSANMKAKLAEFKAAGHDVDLEFLEESLIAVQGPSMAQVLQEGLSDDLSKLTFMTSTLAMVFGIPGCRVTRCGYTGEDGVEISVPTSSVVALTERLLAHSEVKLAGLGARDSLRLEAGLCLYGNDIDENTTPVEGTLVWTIGKRRRQARDFPGADIIVPQIKAKTARKRVGLVSTGPPVRGHTPILSPEGKVIGEVTSGCPSPCLKKNVAMGYVEAAYSKNGTPVKVEVRKKAVDAIISKMPFVPTNYYTGQ; from the exons ATGTGGTCTAGGTTATTAAGTGGCGGACGGGTCGGGTTTGGTGTACGGGCATCGAGACAGTGTTTCCCCAGCGCTGGATCTGAAACAGCAGGAAAGCAGTTGCAGAGACATGCTTCAAGTTCAGAG GCCTCCATGAAGAAGACGGCTCTGTTTGACTACCACCGCCAGCAGGGAGGCAAGATGGTGGAGTTTGCAGGTTGGAGTATGCCTGTGCAGTACAAGGACAGCCACATTGtgtctcacatgcacacaaggCAACACTGCTCTATATTTGATGTCAGCCACATGCtacag ACCAAAGTCCATGGGAGGGACAGGGTGAAGTTCATGGAGTCCCTGATTGTAGGAGATGTTGCTGAGCTGAAGGACAACCAG GGCGCACTGTCGCTCTTCACCAATGAGCAGGGTGGAATCATGGATGACCTCATCGTCACTAAGACGGACCAGGGCTACCTCTATGTGGTTTCCAACGCCGGCTGTGCTGACAAAGACTCCGCCAACATGAAG GCCAAGCTGGCGGAGTTCAAAGCAGCAGGTCATGATGTGGATCTGGAGTTCTTGGAGGAGTCTCTGATTGCTGTGCAAG gcCCTTCCATGGCCCAGGTGCTCCAAGAGGGCCTGTCAGATGACCTCAGCAAGCTGACCTTTATGACCTCCACGCTGGCCATGGTGTTTGGCATCCCGGGCTGCAGGGTCACCCGCTGTGGCTACACTGGAGAggatggggtggag ATCTCTGTCCCGACGTCCAGCGTGGTCGCCCTGACGGAACGACTGCTGGCCCACAGCGAGGTCAAGCTGGCCGGGCTGGGCGCACGCGACAGTCTGAGGCTGGAGGCGGGCCTCTGTCTCTACGGCAACGACATTGATGAGAACACAACTCCAGTGGAGGGCACCCTAGTATGGACCATAG GAAAGAGGCGTCGCCAGGCAAGGGATTTCCCCGGCGCTGACATTATCGTGCCCCAAATTAAGGCCAAGACCGCCAGGAAGAGGGTGGGGCTGGTGTCCACTGGCCCACCTGTCAGAGGCCACACCCCCATCCTAAGCCCAGAAGGAAAGGTCATAG GTGAGGTTACCAGtggctgcccctccccctgcctgaaAAAGAATGTTGCCATGGGTTACGTGGAGGCGGCATACAGTAAGAACGGAACACCGGTGAAGGTGGAGGTCAGGAAGAAGGCTGTTGACGCCATCATCAGCAAGATGCCATTTGTGCCCACCAACTACTACACTGGCCAATAG